In Persicimonas caeni, a single window of DNA contains:
- a CDS encoding outer membrane protein assembly factor BamB family protein: MQSVQIIVGHSWKQDVRFLKSLRQYRRFDSDLDLVEIRDIIDIVVDGTNITSNVAEESIFGVLSELLDAVARLIEGLSRKAIVEFHCEPWEMVLEPDGSQFLISLYSINRHRRVIAHDIPIAVDKFVEALSDAAETLLTDLYRISEGFSSDSFVRAFSSRLGRIQNYKRARFANEDRADFEREGERHGGTSCPSGLTLSYSFDADHVALRDYYGEHDFDLHALLFPGEISAEYRGRTVELTRGYPFLTVHALLKRARQLLNLLEASDESSFYCDESLHHARFDVAAQGPHWELTIGTPVRGEGPLTVPSHPREALDVILSLSEMLLADVLSLNPAMELNHRWSDLDIELRELRGWFEDLSGSNSYHDEPESFIEALGHLNPAPPPEPEKPGFPWAFSSVHSLFPRPSWQFAAERIELGGLINAAGGLLVPTSEAMYFIDSQSGQVRWKHAEDVDMSRVSYKVAGDRILVAEHGTGMRLLDLASGELVFENETTPVSTWKRIVGAAAYPSEQRIVACDRHGRIVGLHPETGEIIWSFSSGHGRYVGVTFQGPLITALTGEGFLYSINPLDGEVLWKVRLGGLAATGPQFHQGRLYSLSHDSLHQKLTVHALYPFTGRTSWQLRIDGVLAGQASFVDEYMIVPVERHGHLMLQAIDVERTEPRVEWTLDLSSAGMDDPTPVLPIELAGKMHGLVKTDRAELSCFEITTGERIWRATPQDETWLLHGNLPLVQIEDAILAVGDDIQLREAATGRLLHVLDQPVKAPEYVSPFGELSVIVGARGTSTDSVDVLSCLRLDHFLAVVE; the protein is encoded by the coding sequence ATGCAGTCGGTCCAGATCATCGTCGGACACAGTTGGAAGCAAGATGTCCGATTCCTCAAAAGTCTCAGGCAGTACCGGCGCTTTGACTCCGATCTCGACTTGGTCGAGATCCGCGATATCATCGACATCGTCGTCGACGGCACCAACATTACCAGCAACGTCGCCGAAGAGAGCATCTTCGGGGTGCTCAGCGAGCTGCTCGACGCGGTCGCCCGGCTGATCGAGGGACTTTCCCGCAAGGCGATTGTCGAATTCCACTGCGAGCCCTGGGAGATGGTGCTCGAGCCGGACGGCTCCCAATTCCTCATCTCGCTATACAGCATCAACCGCCATCGGCGCGTCATCGCCCACGATATCCCCATCGCGGTCGACAAGTTTGTCGAGGCGCTCTCCGATGCCGCCGAGACACTGCTGACCGACCTGTACCGCATCTCCGAGGGGTTCTCCTCAGACTCGTTCGTGCGCGCCTTCAGCTCGCGTCTGGGACGAATTCAGAACTACAAGCGCGCACGCTTCGCCAATGAAGATCGTGCCGATTTCGAACGCGAAGGCGAGCGCCACGGGGGCACGTCCTGTCCCAGCGGACTGACGCTGAGCTACTCGTTCGACGCCGATCACGTCGCATTGCGCGATTACTACGGGGAGCACGACTTCGACCTGCACGCGCTGCTCTTCCCCGGCGAAATCAGCGCCGAGTACCGCGGCCGCACCGTCGAGCTGACGCGCGGCTATCCGTTCTTGACCGTCCACGCGCTCCTCAAGCGCGCTCGCCAGTTGCTCAACCTGCTCGAAGCGTCCGATGAGAGCAGCTTTTATTGCGACGAGAGCTTGCATCACGCGCGCTTCGACGTCGCCGCCCAGGGGCCCCACTGGGAGTTGACCATTGGCACGCCTGTGCGCGGCGAAGGCCCGCTGACCGTGCCCAGTCACCCGCGCGAGGCGCTCGACGTCATCTTGTCGCTCTCCGAGATGCTCTTGGCCGACGTCTTGTCACTCAATCCTGCCATGGAGCTCAACCATCGCTGGAGCGATCTCGACATCGAGCTTCGCGAACTGCGCGGCTGGTTCGAAGACCTGTCGGGGAGCAACTCGTATCACGACGAGCCCGAGTCGTTTATTGAAGCGTTGGGCCATCTCAACCCCGCGCCGCCCCCCGAGCCCGAGAAGCCCGGCTTTCCGTGGGCGTTCTCGAGTGTCCACTCGCTCTTCCCCCGCCCCAGCTGGCAATTCGCCGCCGAACGCATCGAACTCGGTGGGCTGATCAACGCTGCGGGCGGCTTGTTGGTGCCCACTTCCGAGGCGATGTACTTCATCGACTCGCAGAGTGGGCAGGTGCGCTGGAAGCACGCCGAAGACGTCGATATGAGTCGGGTGTCTTACAAAGTGGCGGGTGACAGAATTCTGGTCGCCGAGCACGGCACTGGCATGCGGCTTCTCGACCTGGCGTCGGGAGAGTTGGTCTTCGAGAACGAGACCACGCCGGTGAGCACGTGGAAGCGAATTGTGGGTGCGGCGGCCTACCCGAGTGAGCAGCGCATCGTCGCCTGCGATCGCCATGGGCGAATCGTCGGCCTGCACCCCGAAACCGGCGAGATCATCTGGAGCTTCTCGTCGGGCCACGGCCGCTATGTCGGCGTGACCTTCCAAGGACCGCTGATCACCGCGCTGACCGGAGAGGGCTTCCTCTACAGCATCAACCCGCTGGATGGCGAGGTGCTCTGGAAGGTGCGCCTGGGCGGTTTGGCCGCCACCGGACCGCAATTCCACCAAGGACGGCTCTACTCGCTGTCACACGATTCGTTGCACCAAAAGCTCACCGTCCATGCGCTCTACCCGTTTACCGGGCGCACCTCCTGGCAGCTTCGTATTGACGGGGTGCTCGCCGGACAGGCGTCGTTCGTCGACGAGTACATGATCGTGCCCGTCGAGCGGCACGGTCACCTGATGCTCCAGGCCATCGACGTCGAGCGCACCGAGCCGCGCGTCGAGTGGACACTCGACCTGTCGAGCGCAGGCATGGATGACCCGACGCCGGTGCTCCCCATCGAACTCGCCGGCAAGATGCACGGGTTGGTCAAGACCGATCGCGCCGAGTTGTCCTGCTTCGAGATCACCACCGGTGAACGCATCTGGCGAGCCACTCCGCAAGACGAGACGTGGCTGCTGCACGGCAACCTGCCGCTGGTCCAGATCGAAGACGCTATCCTGGCGGTCGGAGACGACATTCAACTTCGCGAGGCCGCCACCGGCAGACTGCTGCACGTGCTCGATCAGCCGGTCAAGGCGCCCGAGTACGTCTCCCCCTTCGGCGAACTGTCAGTGATTGTGGGGGCCAGAGGCACATCGACCGATAGTGTCGACGTGTTGAGTTGCCTGCGGCTCGATCATTTCTTGGCGGTCGTCGAGTAA
- a CDS encoding tetratricopeptide repeat protein — protein sequence MSTIEDVTKNEVEASASSARVELKRAFLHMSFAQYDEAIAACDRAAACAPEHSLPVALKGSFEMAAGRVRDALGTLRRATKRHPGDALSHIYFAEACFLAGRERQAERALSRAEKLAEACADIGQQGVGQQDVDLVGLIENLRQTWRDIGSSQVPPPLVAAFEEHSDE from the coding sequence ATGTCAACTATTGAGGATGTGACGAAGAACGAAGTCGAAGCATCGGCGTCGTCCGCCCGTGTGGAGCTCAAGCGCGCCTTTTTACACATGAGCTTTGCGCAATACGACGAGGCTATCGCCGCGTGCGATCGCGCGGCGGCCTGTGCGCCCGAGCACTCGTTGCCCGTGGCTCTCAAGGGCAGCTTCGAGATGGCGGCAGGCCGAGTGCGAGACGCACTGGGGACGCTGCGACGGGCGACCAAGCGGCATCCGGGGGATGCACTCTCACATATCTATTTCGCAGAGGCCTGCTTTCTGGCCGGCCGCGAGCGCCAAGCCGAGCGTGCGCTGTCGCGCGCCGAAAAGCTGGCCGAAGCCTGCGCCGATATCGGGCAGCAAGGTGTCGGGCAGCAAGACGTCGACCTGGTCGGACTGATCGAGAATCTACGCCAAACATGGCGCGACATCGGTTCGTCGCAGGTTCCGCCGCCGTTGGTCGCCGCGTTCGAAGAGCACAGCGACGAATGA